The Methanolacinia paynteri sequence TAGGTATAACGCTTTACTCCCATCGTCCGCTCCTCCGTTACTTACTCTTCAGCTCCTTCTTCGGCTGCCTCAGCGGCTTCCGCAGTGAAGGTGCTGTTCTCAATTACGTGATTAAGCTCTGTCGATTTCAGTACTTCGGCATCCTGATATACGCGTGCCTGCCCTGCAATCTCCTGCTTTCCAAACTCTGTTTTCATCGAACCGAGGACACAGAGCTCTGGGCTTACATTGCGAAGTGCGCAGAGCTTCCC is a genomic window containing:
- a CDS encoding 30S ribosomal protein S24e, with translation MDFEFIKEEENKLLNRTELDFVLTYDGATPSRKEILGKLCALRNVSPELCVLGSMKTEFGKQEIAGQARVYQDAEVLKSTELNHVIENSTFTAEAAEAAEEGAEE